GTCAGCCTGAAGAAACACAAGCATCCCAAGGCCGTGGCTGTGGAAGCCCCAACGCAGCAGGAACCCGACGCTATTGTAAGTTCAAGGCAGCCGTCACAACAGTAAGAGCGCAAAGAAGGCGAGCTGGTCTTCTGGAAGGAAGAATCTAACCCCCTGCTCCTTGTGTTTGACCCAGATCGGACCTGTAGATGTGGAGACTTTTTGGAAAGCGGCGCTGGAGAATAATCTCCCTGTGATTGAGAAATACCTGGCTGACGGGGGACAACCAGACGTATGCGACCAGGTAAAAGGAAAAGCCAATCCAACATTATTaacatgtttttgttttgtaattctGGATGATGAAATGAAACCAAACAATTCTTTTTCGTATTCAAACAGTTTAACAGGACTGCCATGCACCGGGCTTGCTCCGAGGGGAACGAGGAGATTGTATTGAAACTGCTAGAAGCCGGAGCCTCCACTGAATTTCGAGATATGGTACTGATCCTTTACCGTGCATTATCTGCGCAGCAGCGCGGGGTGAAATCAGTAATGCTAAAGTCATGTGCACCAACGGGATGTTAACTAGAACCATTGCTTACAAGGGCTGCACCAAACCTGTCTTCCAAAAATCTGAATTCAACTACAAGAGAGTATAAGGGCGGATTGTATCCCCTGGAATGTAGATAAAAATGTGATTTTATGAAAGCTTTAAAGATATTTAAGGGGATTAATGTGATAATTACTATTATATTGGTTCAGGAGTCTGGGACTAAAGGATATACTAACAGCAATTCGTCCTGGATCATTTAGTTGTATATCTAATGTGAAATCAACCGAGTTTTGTCAGTTAAATAACATTACAGACGGAGATAGCGATTTTATTCAATGTCAGAGCAGAGTCGGGGCCTTAATGGCTGAGTCTTTTTCCTGTATTTCTTTGATCTAGTTTGAGAATGATCAAATGGCAAAAGGAACAGGCATGGCGTGGTACTATATTTGACATGGTTTATGCCATCTCATCACGCGATCAGACCTTCCTTTTTCATGCCACTTTAATCCACACTACTCGTGAAAGATTCTCTACTAACAGTGACATTGACTTGCTTCATGCACAGCTCAACGCCACAGCGGTCCACTGGTCCTGTCGTGGTGGTAGCCTGGAAGTGCTGAAAACCTTGTTAAACAATGATGCAAATGTAAACGCCAAAGACAAGGTAAGCAGCTACCGAGAGAATCAAGTATCATAGCTAAGATTCACTTGCGATAGCGAATGTGTCAATAActgctttttgtgttttttttgtctaATGCAGCTCTGCAGCACTCCTTTACACGTTGCTGTCCGAACTGGGCATTATGAATGCGCGGAACATCTTATCGCATGTGGTGCTGATCTGAATGCCAGAGATATAGTATGTATTAGTTCATGCATATAGAATCCGTTCTATTTAATCTTACCTATGTTATATTGGATTTATATCTTCTGTAAAAGAGAGTGGTAAAGCGCAAGGTTGTACCACAGCGTTTTAATTCTTCTACTATATATAGACTACACCGGATGACTTGAGTGGTATCAAAGGTTATAGCATACCAGAGCACTGACATCGAGATTCAAGTTTGATTTGAGATGTGCAAGATAGCTATTTAACAGTTGTTTAATGTGGAATTATACTTTCTGGAATATGAAATGCAATGGAACATTTGAACCCTATTCCTAATAAGCACAGAAAGACAACATAAGACGATTTAGAACTCAATATCACTGCTGACCATGAGCTGTTAACTTGTGCCaatagcccatctgtttcaataaAGCCCTTTCGTGAAGCAAATTTTCCAACCCTATCGCGTTAGACCTAAACGAGACTCACCACACAGCTCAGGCTGACCCTTGTCTGCTATCTGTAGCGACCCCGTCAACACATTTAGTTCTGTCATGATTCTAAAAGAAAGTCCACCAACACCTCAGCACAAAGTGGATGGACAATACGACCATACCAGCGAGGTCCACGTCCCAAGAAATGTGGAAAACTTACGTGGAAAATGGAATGTCATCCGACTAATAGATGGTGTTTGAGTTTGGGCTAAAGTCAAAAGTCGGGGCCAACTAGAAGGAAGTTTGTTTTGATGTCCGACAGTGGGGTGGTACTAGTTGAAAAGGTGATGTTTAGCAGCGGAGTATTAGAGTGCGGAGGCAGGACCAGGAAAGGTTAATATCTGATCAATGGTCCGACGCCTTCCCGCTAAAGAGAGTGCGCTGAAAGTGGCAGGAGCAAGTAAATATAGCTTTTGGATGTTTGCTGGTATCTTTGTGTTGGAAGGGACTGACACAGAGAGTCGAGCTCAGCGGGAAGGTCGCATACACAGCCCGTCTATTGGAATCTCCTTCTTGCCTGAACAGCCGAACCTTCCTCCCGGGCTGTTGAACTCCGAAAGGCTGCACGACCACTTAATTGGCTACCCCCGGGCGACGGCAGCTGCAGATCATCAGGGTCAGGACCTGTGTTCGTCCCCTTTCGTGAAAAGCAGTAAAGTTAGCACACCATCTCCAATGATCTGAAAGTAGCTCCCTTACAGGCTTTGGGATATCAGGCACAGCAATAATAATACCCTTTACTTGAATTACCTAACAATGAGAATTCGATACCTGCTTTGTTCTCCTGCCATCTTTACAATATGGTATGCTTAATTGATCAAAGTACAGGTGGGGACGCAAAGGTAGGAGCGTTCCTAGGAAACAGGCTTCAGATGCACTTTCAGCATGTCAGAGGGTCTGAGTAAGGCTATGAGCAGCATTCAGGCGCCAGAGATAAGTGTATTACTATTCACGGCCAGCGTGAGTACTACGGCTGGAAGCCTTTGATTTGTGTTCTGGATATTGTGAGTCACAATTGACGGTCGATTTTTCTCTCCACTCCATTGCTACTCTACTCGCAGCAAGTAAATACTTCTACCAAGTCAATAAGCGGCATTGGGCACCTAGAACTTAGAAGGGCAGGCTGGTTTACTCCAAATCAAAGGGTACTTATGGCAGGGCTTGTGGTCAACCTGGAGACTAAAGAATGAACATCAGCGCATGTTATGTATTTCATTACCGGAGTTTGCAATTGTTTCATCAAGCAACCATTTAAAATCAGTTACTGTTTCTGTATTCTGGTTATTGCACAGCGACAACGAAGTACATATACAGCATTGACTGACTCAATAAGCTTTGGCTTCGGCGAACAATACTTAAACTGCGATAAGAtagtgtagagctgaaggaacacagcaggccatggcagtattagaggagccagaaagctgacgtttcgggtcggggccctttccaaagctgcctggcctgctgtgttcctctagctccacattgtgttatctctgactccagcatcggcagttcttactgcctCTGAATGCTAAAGCTGCATGGGCTTGGGTCCCTTTACCTAGGGAGGGTGCACTTGCCTGAGGAAACAGAAGTTTCACGAGGGCTTTTAATCTCGTTTTTGGGGAGAATTTTCTTATACGAAGTTGGATTACACGTGATGAAAAGTGGTGGAAACaaaatgattttgttgaatggtgaCCTTTATTCCTGAAACTATATTTTCTGAAGGAAGGAGACACTCCTATGCATGATGCAGTCAGACTGAGTCGTTACCGGTTGATGAAACTTTTGATGATTTATGGAGCCAATCCAACTTTTAAAAACTGTGTAAGTACAACAATTGGCAATCTTTAAAGCATGGAAAGACTTTGAAATTAGATTCCTTGAACGTTCTTTCACAAAGTGGCATAATTTATTACACCGTTTTGAAGAACCTGAATCAAGATAGTCAGTGAAACGATAACCAGAGGTTAGCTTAAAGGTAAATAACAATAATATTAATAACAATGTCTAAGACAACATTTTAAACCAACTGGAAACTCTAGTTATGAGGCTTTTCAGCTTCTTACTTATTTGTTCACTGaagtgggcattactggctggtcCAACATTAATTTCTCGTCCCTAATTAGCCTTGAGAATGTTGAGGTGAGCTGCCAACTTGAATAGCCATAGTCTATGGGGGCAAGTACACCAACAGGACCActagagagttccaggattttgttccagCGACAGTGTAGAAATGGTGATTAAATTCCAAGTAAGAATTGTGTGTATATCTATATTATAAAATACTtatattttacattttcccaTTTTCCTTGCTTAATTTGGGGAAAGTCATCCTGGCAAGTGAGATTTCCTcagtgagaaagaaaaataaatccatTACATTCTTTCACTGACCTCTAATGAAAGGTTAGGGTTAGATGCTTAGAAAGGACGTTAGTTTTGGACAGATGTTTGGTCCATTACAAGCCGCTGTACAATATGTCAAGTTTGCAgcaagaattttcaaaatcatgaatataaTCTACAGCAGTTCATTTCAAAAATTTGAATTATCTAATATCTTCAAAATAGCATAAGATTTCATTGCCTAAAATAAATTTAAAGGTCATGTGATTGAAATTACTCTCCAATCTAAACTGTTTAAAGTTCAGTTCAACATCTTTGAAGGGCCTGTTTAAACATATTCCTTTATGTTTAATAAAGTGTGTGTTAAATGTATTACCAATTGATTGCTGTGGTAGCCAGCATTACAATCAGcatatgctttcttgaactgcacaGCATTAATTAGACACTCAAACTATGTAAATTATAAATCTCTGCAGTGTTGACCCCAACATAACTGCTCAGCATTAACTCAGTAATGGTCCCTGGGAAGGCAGGTATAATTAAGAAATTACCTGAAGTGCAAAACAATGATCAATTTTTTAgatcaacacttttttttctgatttttaaaaaaccaatGAGTAAAACTAATGCGAATCGTTCgagaaaggcaggaaatgcaACATATTAATCAGCTGCATTGGAGAAAATACTTGAATCTTTCCAGATTAAGCCCTTCATtaaaactgaacaaatatttaaGAGATTCATAACTAATGGGGGAGCAGGGAAATGGAATTATCCATGGACCGACCTATCATCATCTTAAAAGAAAAGACAGATTATTTGATGATTAGTTCTATTTTCACATCAGACACCGGAAAATTATGTgaaattaaagaaacaaagaacatgGGGCAAGCTAAAGGCAGTGGGAGCCATACCAAGGAAGGGATTAGGAAATGGATCGAGAGCCAGTTGATCAGGCCTAAAATTAGAAGGAATAGGCAAATAGGGTGGAATATTTCAGATTTTCCTATTTTGTACATTATCTAATTGCATTGTAACACCACAGATGTTTTAAGAAAAAAGGTGACAAGCAAATCCACGAGATGAAATCAGCCAGTCAGTACGGATTTACGAAATGCAGATGTGTCATGTGgataaaaaaaaggcagattattatttaagaGGCAATAGATTGAGAAAGGAGGAGGTGCAACAAGACTCGTACACCTAATGCTGAAAGCATGGAGATGCAGTAGGTGGGgaataaggcaaatggcacaatggccttcataacaagaggatttGAAGACAGGTGCAGGGATGTCTGCTGCAGTAATACATGGTATTGATGAatccacacctggagcactgtgtgcagtttgttttctttatctgatgaaggatgttgtgtgGACGGAGTGAAGGCGGCTTACCAGGCTGTTTCCTGGGGTGGCAGGATTGATGCATGAAGGGAAACTAGAtcgactatattcactggagtttaaaagaatgaaggggGATATATGAAAAACTATAGAATTTTAACAGGCTAGGCAGGATAATGGAGGAAGGACATTCCTAATGAATagaaagtccagaaccagggatcacagtctaaagAAATGAGACAGACCATATAAGactaaggagaaatttcttcacccagacagcagGAATCCTCTGGATGGAATTCTCTGTTACAGGAAGCGGTTCAAGCCAAAAcacttgaatgttttcaagaaagtgaGTTATATATAGTTCTCAAATCTACAGGTCTAAAACGGTATGTAGAGAAAACAGAAGTAAGTTCCCGagatggatgatcatccatgattatattgagtggcagagcagggctgaacagcctactcctgctccaattttctgcatttctctGAGAATTCAACATTTCAATAATTATTTGTTACATattaaatgttgcatttatatTTGCATTTCGTAATTGGCGCTGTCTTATTACAGAATGCACAGACACCGATAGATCTTGCTCTACAGTGGCAAACTGGTACGAAGGAAATCCTTAACCAATTTATGCAAAATTCACAGAAGTCAGCAAAGTGAAGCTTGCTTCAGTGCAAATTACATCCCATCGCCATCCCCCAAGGATGACAGTGCATTCTCCTGCTCTGGCAGTTTGTGAGAATTTCAATACTCACAATTTGTTATTAGAACATTAGTTTAAACGTGATGTGGTACTGTGATAATTTATTGCAATTGTTTCAGTTCACAATTTGATGAAAATGAACTAAGAGACCTGGAATGTTGAGATTATTTTCAAAGAAGATTGGAATCTCTGTGGATCTGTCAGTAATCAATTTATTGAGAATCTTGAATGGTGAAGGAATTAAGGCTGTGGGATATTGGAAAGCTGAAAGTTGGAGTCATCTACCAGCGCATGATTGAAGTGTTCGACATACTAGGAGGGATAAGGTTTAAAAAATTGCAAAGGATTTCACGACTCAACATCTAAATCAGCAACGGTGAAAAATTAAGTTCTATTACATCCCTCCATCATTTCAATTAAGATGGTAacccaacttttaaaaataatttcttatTTACATAAGAATTGGAAGAAATGAAGGTATGAGTAAGTACTGAATATGGAAAAGCAGAAAGTGAGGATATGCGAAACTTATGAACTGAATAATAAGGATGTAATCAACTATATGATGTAAAATTTGTATATTTCTATAGTTGTTTGAAATTTGTAAATTTTGTACACATTTTAAGCATTTATTGTTATTTATGTGAAACTGAAGTAAAGAGGAATAAGGCTACATTTAAAAATAGTAGATGATTCCAATAGTTTAGACATATTGTGAATTAATATGGATTGCACAATGATAGATTGCAGCAGGGAGAAAGTTTATCAAGGTAAAATGTCTCAAGTTGGATATTGATCAGAGGAAACAGAAAGACTTGATAAATTATGGTGTCACACTTATTGACACTGCACAGCAGAATGCAATCCACTCTCAGTAAACATAAGCAAAGCGCTTGCAAAATTTGTGTGTAGCTTGCGCTTTTAGATTATTGTGGGCAGGTTGCTCAAGATAGCATGCTTGTGAACTCCATAGCATTATGATGTTTCATAATGTTGATTTGGATTTCTTCTGTAAAAAGGGACAATTTCTGATGCAACGTATTAATAGCGAGTTCTATTTTAAAAGCTTTTGTACTGTCCTGTTTTGGATTTTTGAGATTTTCTTAGAAAACACTGAAGACAATAtgatacaaagaacaaaaaaagtaTGAAATATGGAGTCGAgacttttaaaaatcatttcaaataTCTAGTAATTAGCTCTATTCACATCACTCTGTCATTTGTGAAGATAAAGGATGCAAAAATTGTTGGCCATTGACACATCAATGCTACCTAACAGGCAGGTGCAATTAAGCAATTCAAAGAGCCCACCAATTTTTTTGCTGTTGGGTTGAAGTTGCCAATTCAGTTTGTGGCACAGCAAAGATTAAAACTGGCTAGCTAATTATTCTAACAACTATGAAAGAGATTATTAATTAAGCTGAAAAGGTTAGATCTGAGTTCCAAATTTTAGGGCTCATGTGGTGCAGTGCTCACAGCTATTTGGCCCTTCTTGCCTCCTCTGCCATCCAGTGTGTCCATgattgatcctctatctcaatgccatattcccactttctctccacactCCTAAATGCCCTTAAAAAAATCTAAACATTTATCTATCCTTTCAATATaatcagtgacttggcctctacagcttTCTGTAGTAGAAAGTTCCACATATTTACTACCCTTAAGAGAAGAAATAGTTGCTCTTAGTTCGAAATGGTCTACCCTGACATGGTGTCCCCAAGTTCTCCATGAGGAAAAACCTTCTCCCTGAATCTGGTCCATCCagccttgttagaattttatacgtttcaagcagatcacctctcatccttctaaacgctaatgaatacAAGTCCAGTTGAGCAAATCTCTCCTCACTGGTAATGCCGAGTGAACCTGTGCTGCACTTTCTGTATAGCAAGCAGATTCTTAGGTAGgaagacaaaaactgcacataatattccagttGCCTCTTCAAGGCCCTGTATAAGTGCAGTAAGACATCACCACTTCTGAATTCAGATCTCTGTGCAATGCTGGCCAATACACCATATTCTTCCTAAATGCTTGCTGCACTTGTTTTCTTACATTGACTAGACTGGAATGAGTAATTGTTACAATTCACACACATGTTCTTTAAATATGAATGGGGTTAATGGTGATTAGGCAAAGTTCCTAATCCATTCTTGCCAATTTGCACCTTATACCATCCTTCATTTAGATTCAGGGCCAGATTTGACTACTtcattgatagtaggaactgcagatgctggagaatctgc
The nucleotide sequence above comes from Stegostoma tigrinum isolate sSteTig4 chromosome 20, sSteTig4.hap1, whole genome shotgun sequence. Encoded proteins:
- the LOC125461674 gene encoding ankyrin repeat domain-containing protein 1-like; translated protein: MVMLRVEDLVTGKQSEVKSGGWEAETPAMREEFGSGEYCSAMAIEKQDGLKSQTALFPFIPSHKHQKEKLQPVPRCKNVKPVAQRLKLETIDDLRFLVSLKKHKHPKAVAVEAPTQQEPDAIIGPVDVETFWKAALENNLPVIEKYLADGGQPDVCDQFNRTAMHRACSEGNEEIVLKLLEAGASTEFRDMLNATAVHWSCRGGSLEVLKTLLNNDANVNAKDKLCSTPLHVAVRTGHYECAEHLIACGADLNARDIEGDTPMHDAVRLSRYRLMKLLMIYGANPTFKNCNAQTPIDLALQWQTGTKEILNQFMQNSQKSAK